One Chaetodon auriga isolate fChaAug3 chromosome 11, fChaAug3.hap1, whole genome shotgun sequence genomic window, aatggcgtTCTACTAATTTGGAAGAATTTCTGTCAgcctggcaagacagtctttAAATATACAGGACAGCCCTCCGCAGTGGTAGGGCAGCCTATTAATCTGTgctaatagaggaaaataagaacaatcccaggtctctcttcagcactgtagccaggctgacagagaggcaaaattctgttgaaccatgtattcctttagctctgaacagtaatgactacatgagcttctttaatgtaTATAAgttgctgctgtcccacccaAGTTACCGTGGTAACGGGGAGAGGTAGGCTCCTACAGagcctcagactcagagaattcagcaggacgcttctgaaaggttagtcaaaaaatgtctttctgtctttttctcttcaatacgAGCACCACCACGTGAGATACCAgcagttcagacggtcaatgctcaTGCTAGAAAGCACCAgtcctaacttgtagcataccagaatgatgGGGAGAAACttagctaaaagcctctaccaaaCATTGTCACCCAAaagaaacataattcataccccaagaaattacatgcgcatgtaacgaaaacacggaAATAGCATTTGTCCACTTTAGTacgtctgctgatttcaccacttcacgcAAACgacacaagcctggtatcatatgaaagcagagagtccaAAGGTCCTGGCTGcttacataaagaggagggggtttctagcaaccactgggttgctgagacattgaccagtctaactgcgctgttagCTTGCgaggtttcttatttcttaagctttatacatgcatgattttttttttatttgctagTATCAGTCCACATGTGGAAAGTGtaaaacaatgcagtcagaggctcagaacacatgctgccaggaggtgccacaggtcacattatctttacctacGCTTATGACCGCAGTATATtattgcagataacatgccactgcaggtACTCACCTTATGCATAATAGGTTAcaagacggctgcagcagctggatgaaaggccaCCATGCATTAACAACCATCCTGGcttagaacctgtttgcctaaatgtgttctcgCTGCAGACCACATTCAACATTTACTGGGCTGACTACGGTCCTTTGCAGCTATGGGGGATAGAGCAGTGCGTTTCATCTATAATAACCTacttaacttcactgttcacacacaataataaactagtcagccaatgccacaaattcagatcatatttttCTTGAACATGTAAAGTTTTTCCttagcaaatactgtatattacacatttattcacatgaaacattttacagaatacaataaatatttattgactgcagtcatgaatatttgtacatggaaatacagtacaagtgaaggattcactgaatccaaattagaaaaatgtgaatacagatgttgacattataaaACCTGTTAATAcaatgttcaattttctcagtCATTACAGGTATCTAGCCTATAGGAGTTTTGTGGGCTGGCACTGGGGCTTCCTTGGACAGAACATTTGTGTAGTCATCCCATCAAGCTTAATACTTCTTGACACATAGCTGGTGATGACCTCCTCTGTCCGGATGCTCATATTGTGAAGACACGTCCAgcaggatgtttatcttcagaatctcagctctgtccGATGATGGGTCGACAAAGACCTTATCtatgatcatgtccatcaaatcatcaatataccctgtgcaatacacagtcacacacacatacaaaagtGATTCACCAGTATCATTTACTAGATTATTCAACAACTGTTAATATAGTGACATTCTGCAtgttgaattttgtagtttctcaggtatttaagtgtgtatttttgtggtttatatattgtgttgaaagtaccaagttgcagtactttgtgtcatgtacagtataaatgtttgttttttgagtgaaaaaaaaagaagttaacacATACGAatgtggcctcagtcttcactggtttggctctgcactctcccttcGTGGACTTTGAAAAactcagtttgaaaagaggatctcCTGGTGATGTGGTGGCTTGTCTTCTATCAGCATTCACGCTGTAACGCAGTGCATTACAAGAAcagtccttgcaggacacagtagcctgcAAAAAGATCTCCGGGCGCTGCTgttggctggcagcccaccgctcctgggctgccacagaggaaggacTTGCCGGGATGGGATAAATGGGGAGAAAAGAATTTCACAAAAATGCAGGGCGTGTGCAGTTTCCCCCCCgtaactctgtgtgtgaatTGTGACTAATAAAGGGTGTCTTTTTTTACTGACCGAGGTTGGAGAAACAGGCAGCCTTGAAGTTGTCAGCACACAGCAACAGGTTTTTCCCAACTGTAGCAGGGACcttgccttcaaaaatgaattctaTCCACGCcactcttctgtcctctgtggctgggagccgatggagcgatttgtgctcgtctttacagccaacaacagaacactgccTGTGGCGCCTCGACATGATGATTCCCAACACAGTGCTTTCGATAGCGAAATGgcagatctgtgagaaggtagcgctgtatctggtgggtggagagacactggggagaggaggagggggtggtcCTCGCTGAATTCGATCAGcttgtttggaagctgcaggcagggtgctttcagaaatccTTATCacactcaaaaaagcatggacggtcttatttcacactttgtatgcgtgtggtaggaccagaaacacaaaataacacgccaaatcccagaaaaagtgagtgttcataatatgggacctttaaagaagttttacctttaattgacTCTTCCTTTTGGACATGATCAATCAACAGGCtacgtaccacagtcctttaaagtagctgtaataaaacctctacttaaaaagcctactcttcATCCAGGGGTTTTAGTCAACTATAGaccgatatccaaccttcccttTCTTTCAAAAACTCCTGAGAAAgaagttgctaatcagctgtgcgactttctacacaacaatagtttatttgaggatttccagttaggatttagagtgcatcatagcacagagacagcactggttaaagttacaaatgaccttctaattgcatcagataaaggacttgtctctgtactagtcttattagatcttagtgctgctttcgacaccattgaccatggtatcctattgcagagactggaacacttcattggcatgAAGGGATCTgcgctaagctggtttaaatcctacttttcagattgctctcagtttgtacacattaatgacAACTCCTCTGTGCTAGCTAAAGTCAGCTACGGAGTTCCACAGGATTCTGTGTTTagaccaattctattcaccttatatatgcttcctttagggaacattatcaggaagcaGTCAATAAATTtccattgctatgcagatgacacccaactatatttatcaatgaagccagaagaaaccaattAGTTAACTAGTCTACatgtgtgtcttcaggacataaagacctggatgagctgcaattttctgatgctaaactcggacaaaactgaagttacagTACTATGCCCTAAAaaccttagaaactcactttctgatgacatagcagttatggatggcattgcgctggcctccagcaccactgtaaagaatctgggagttatctttgatcaggacatgtcctttcactcccatgtaaaacaaagttCAAGGACTGCCTACGtgacattgcaaaaatcaggcacatcctgtctcaaaatcatgcagaaaaactagtccatgcatttgtaatttccaggttggattattgcaattccttactatcaggtTGCCCAAATTCATTGCTGAATATTtttccagttgctccagaataCTGCAccatgtgttctgacaaaaacgaggaagagagatcatatttctccaatattagccactctgcactggctccctgtaaagtttagaatataatttaaaatcctcctcctcacttacaaagccataaatggttAGACACCATCTCATATgaaagagctcatagtaccttattaccccagtagaacactgcgttcccagaatgcaggcctaattatggttcctaaagtctccaaaagcagaataggagccagagcattttgCCATCAAGCTCCTCTCTAGGGCTGAAACGATTCCTCGAATAATTCGAGTAACTCGATTACAAAAAATGATCGAGGAATTTTCTCTGCCTCGAGGAATCGTTTAATTTTGCCAGCTCAAAGCATGGTATTTCGCCCGGACTACTTTTAATGCGGCACAATGCGCTGACGTCACGCACGTAAAGGAAGAAAGAGGCGGCGGATATGTTTGGTTTTAAACATGGACGTAGAGGTAACAACGAAGAAGGCGACGAAAGCGAAGAGAAAGGcacaaagaaaaggcagaaaatgtcaaaagtgTGGGAGCATTTCAAGCTGGACACCAAGGCGAACACTGTTGCATGTATTCACTGTAAGACAGCGCTTGCATACCACAACAGTACGTCTTCAATGCTGCAGCATCTCCACCGAAGGCACCCTGTTTACTCCGAGAGCGGAGGACCGTCACCCGAGACAAGGTAAAATTAAGTTAACGTAGCGCTAATTAATGAGATTAACGTTACTGTACCTTGCTAACATAACGTTAGCCCTGCGGAGGGCTAGGTTTCTATTAATTATGACAACTGTCGATGGGTGGCTAACGTGCCTTTCATACAGGCtttatttaatctgtaaaaACACAGCGCTGTAGAGTGATGagggtgaaaaataaaaacataataaagCTAACTGGGTAGTTGTCAATTTTAGCTCAGTAGTCATTGATGGATAAAACATCAAATAGCACTGGTGCCTAATGTGCTCCAATACAGCAGGTAtcataattttattttgaacactGCAAAAACTCAAAATCTTATCAAAACTTTAATTTAAAACTTAACTAGAACTTAAAATTTGCTTGACACAAATGAAAGTTCAATTGAAACACGTGGGAAAAACACCTAACCTTTTAAGTGATGTGTGTTATAAGGTTGCACTCACTACTGATATTTGGACAAGCATCTCAACGGAGGCTTATATGGGGGTGACATGCCACTATATTGGGAAGAACTGGAACATGGTGTCCCACTCCCTGACGACGATGCCCCTTGAGGAGAGACACACAGCTGCAAATATTGCAGAGTGGATTGAGGAGGTGATTGCCACATTTGACATTCCAGCAAAGAAAATCAAGGCTGTCGTCCACGACAACGGTGCCAATGTCGTAGCAGCAGCAAAGATTTTGGAAGGAAGACACGGATGGGCATCAGTGAGATGTGCAGGGCACACCCTCAACTTGGTTGTGCAAAGCTCACTGAAATTCCACCAGGCTATCTCcaagtgtgttgctgctgcgaGAAGCCTTGTCGAACACTTTAAAAAGAGTGAACTGGCATGCACCAAGTTGAAGGACAAGCAGAAACAAATGGGTTGCAAGGACAACATGCTGGTGCAAGATGTCTCCACATGCTGGAACAGCACTTATGCCATGTTGTCCAGGCTACAAGAACAGAGATGGCCAGTGACTGCCACACTCTCCGACCCAGCAGTGACCCAGAGAGGGAAACATTATCTGGACCTCAAACCTGAACAGTGGAATCTGATTGAGGAGCTGAACCAGGTCCTTGAGCTCTTTGAATCAGCCACAGTGTTTCTGAGTGAACAACAATATGTCACACTCTCTGCACTTCCACATCTTGTGCACAAACTTAAAAAGAACATACAGAGTCCAGAACTTGAGACTGCACCTGTGAGTTCATTCCAGACTCATGCAACAGAACAGGTCACAGAAAGATGGCAAGGACTACTTGAGTTTACTCCTGAATCTCCAAACATCACCATacttgctgctgctctggatcCCAGGTTTCGAAAACTGAAGTTCTTGGCTGCTGAGGAAGTAGTCAAGGTCCAAAGCGCAGTACAAGCCATGGCACTTGGAGCCAAACAGCAAGTGAGGCACCCCACTGCAAGTGAACATGGAgcagacagcacagcacaggaCTCCCCACCAGCAGCACATGCCAAGAGGACTACATCATTCCTTGACTCAGACTCCACCACCAGTGACGAAGAGCaagatgaggagcagcagttaCTCCAAGCTGTACATCAGGAGGTGAaggaaatattattttttaattttggctCTTAAACAATTTTCACAATAATGATGATAGAAAAATTGTACTAGAGATAATGACTGTAATACAACTGAAAGTAGTGCAAaatactgtataaataaaacatttttaatattattgttGTCACACTTATTCCACAGGTCTTCATGTATTTTGGAGAGCATCCCCTTTCCAAGATGGAGAATCCACTGACTTGGTGGGAAAAGAATGCAGCACGGTATCCAACATTGGCAGAGCTGGCAAGGTCCCTGCTGTGTATTCCAGCCACATCAACGCCATCAGAGcgcctgttttcagctgcaggtaACATTGTATCAAAGAAGAGGGCAAGCCTCAGCCCTGAGCATGTTGATATGCTTGCCTTCCTTCACTGCAATAAAGTGCTCCTTTAAAGGTTTGCACACACATGCCGTGAGAGACAGATAACAAGGTGTGGCCCTTGCCTTGATTCTTCTGCATATTGCACtcacaacagaaatgtgtggaACTGTTGATGCATGGACTCGTTCTAGTTCAAATGTTTTTGCCTCCTATATGCCACAAAGAATCCCAAAGGAGAAGACTGTTATGCCTGTAAATTCTGTTACTTGTAGccaaagtattttttttctatttttattaatGCCAATTGTTTTTGGTACTTACAAGAATACACTAAGTTgaaagttattttattttattttattttttttgtgttttatttatttattttttctagtC contains:
- the LOC143327808 gene encoding E3 SUMO-protein ligase ZBED1-like, with amino-acid sequence MGVTCHYIGKNWNMVSHSLTTMPLEERHTAANIAEWIEEVIATFDIPAKKIKAVVHDNGANVVAAAKILEGRHGWASVRCAGHTLNLVVQSSLKFHQAISKCVAAARSLVEHFKKSELACTKLKDKQKQMGCKDNMLVQDVSTCWNSTYAMLSRLQEQRWPVTATLSDPAVTQRGKHYLDLKPEQWNLIEELNQVLELFESATVFLSEQQYVTLSALPHLVHKLKKNIQSPELETAPVSSFQTHATEQVTERWQGLLEFTPESPNITILAAALDPRFRKLKFLAAEEVVKVQSAVQAMALGAKQQVRHPTASEHGADSTAQDSPPAAHAKRTTSFLDSDSTTSDEEQDEEQQLLQAVHQEVFMYFGEHPLSKMENPLTWWEKNAARYPTLAELARSLLCIPATSTPSERLFSAAGNIVSKKRASLSPEHVDMLAFLHCNKVLL